Proteins encoded within one genomic window of Haloferax volcanii DS2:
- a CDS encoding twin-arginine translocation signal domain-containing protein: MKRRTYLRTLGAVGVGAALAGCNTPDEETPTETPRPTEETPTPEPELTVFDAVDDLGMDPTGQEPVDDILDETYGDDTAIEFPPGDYLITREHDWDRGVSNFRLVGLGDSHKDVQFVFPPADPGERFRMLRITSGTDHVLKNFSIQQTDDDTTSADIWLANDDGALIEDVEWLGRTPTDSHARDQLLLFDCTSVEGVNVIRRVYMREGAALPGYPNGVAGIRITERSVGEVRMIDCHIEQRGSSSFRATHTRGVLRVEGGLFKNNDNTNMRISAGDHPEKTSWIKGATVIVDADNLNEHAREGDRLDSPEGLRIDSTGHGYTGVLIEDCDFVYRSSPSSPGIITVPTYGSHGGFTMRNCRIINDTGVQTIYAGPVDTDIAREPWGVNLENVTISGACESQPYGSAVVVDENRNGSRIVDSCIYLPNGRVGGVLVNRASGCAIEHSSINVSGPPTRTRGVELALDDVTYTATCAFRDE; encoded by the coding sequence GTGAAGCGCAGAACCTATCTGCGGACGCTCGGCGCGGTCGGCGTCGGGGCCGCGCTCGCCGGCTGTAACACGCCGGACGAGGAGACGCCGACCGAGACGCCGAGGCCGACCGAGGAGACGCCCACGCCGGAGCCGGAACTCACCGTCTTCGACGCGGTCGACGACCTCGGGATGGACCCGACGGGGCAAGAGCCGGTCGACGACATCCTCGACGAGACGTACGGCGACGACACGGCCATCGAGTTCCCGCCGGGCGACTATCTCATCACCCGCGAGCACGACTGGGACCGCGGCGTCTCGAACTTCCGGCTCGTCGGCCTCGGCGACTCGCACAAGGACGTGCAGTTCGTCTTCCCGCCGGCGGACCCCGGCGAGCGGTTCCGGATGCTCCGCATCACCAGCGGGACGGACCACGTCCTGAAGAACTTCTCCATCCAGCAGACCGACGACGACACCACGAGTGCCGACATCTGGCTCGCCAACGACGACGGCGCGCTCATCGAGGACGTCGAGTGGCTCGGCCGCACTCCCACCGACAGCCACGCGCGCGACCAACTACTGCTGTTCGACTGCACCTCGGTCGAGGGCGTCAACGTCATCCGGCGCGTCTACATGCGCGAGGGCGCGGCGCTCCCCGGCTATCCGAACGGCGTCGCCGGGATTCGCATCACCGAGCGGTCGGTCGGTGAGGTCAGGATGATCGACTGCCACATCGAACAGCGCGGGTCGTCGTCGTTCCGCGCGACTCACACCCGCGGCGTCCTCCGCGTCGAGGGCGGCCTGTTCAAGAACAACGACAACACCAACATGCGCATCTCCGCGGGCGACCACCCCGAAAAGACCTCGTGGATTAAGGGCGCGACCGTCATCGTCGACGCCGACAACCTCAACGAACACGCTCGCGAGGGGGACCGACTCGACAGCCCCGAGGGGCTCCGCATCGACTCCACCGGCCACGGCTACACGGGCGTTCTCATCGAGGACTGCGACTTCGTCTACCGGTCGAGTCCGTCCTCGCCGGGCATCATCACCGTTCCGACCTACGGGAGCCACGGCGGTTTCACGATGCGTAACTGCCGCATCATCAACGACACCGGCGTCCAGACCATCTACGCGGGGCCGGTCGACACCGATATCGCGCGGGAGCCGTGGGGCGTGAACCTCGAAAACGTCACCATCTCGGGGGCGTGCGAGAGTCAGCCCTACGGCTCTGCGGTCGTCGTCGACGAGAACCGAAACGGCTCCCGCATCGTCGATAGCTGTATCTACCTGCCGAACGGCCGGGTCGGCGGCGTGCTCGTCAACCGCGCGTCCGGTTGCGCTATCGAGCACTCCAGCATCAACGTCAGCGGCCCGCCGACGCGGACCCGCGGCGTCGAACTCGCGCTCGACGACGTGACCTACACCGCGACCTGCGCGTTCCGCGACGAGTGA
- a CDS encoding polysaccharide deacetylase family protein yields the protein MLSGCVARGGEPAGTPEATATSEPPVPTPRFSYDDPSVDAPGDPPAVAFNSRERFRDAGWLVDDFEDERRWETFAGRFAVEEDVVYCGSQSLRLEATPADERVWIYRTFDGGIDLSGADLSLAVNLETPDTEGITVRLAAPDYDNTLLLGRHIWRAGWQRLDLGPRRVTGSPDLTNVTEISIQLYTGGGTAARFYVDSLRAKPRADAGKVMITFDDNTRSQYDTAYPILESHGFPGVVGVIPWTVGSSHRIPRDGMDEMVDAGWDMVSHPQRSDSFRDLSPVDQRASIRESKAWLVENGFERGADFIIWPYGRYDESALDAASDYHYLGFVTVGGPTGAISDPQIVGRTDGDDVKKAKQALDFAAQYDQLAVLMYHDVTGKGRSVSPAAFAETMDYVDELGLDVITASSYWESVRDAV from the coding sequence GTGCTCAGCGGCTGTGTCGCGAGGGGTGGAGAACCGGCCGGAACGCCCGAGGCGACCGCGACCAGCGAGCCGCCAGTTCCGACCCCACGCTTCAGCTACGACGACCCGAGCGTCGACGCGCCGGGAGACCCGCCTGCGGTCGCGTTCAACAGCCGCGAGCGGTTCAGAGACGCCGGATGGCTCGTCGACGACTTCGAGGACGAGCGCCGGTGGGAGACGTTCGCGGGGCGGTTCGCCGTCGAGGAGGACGTCGTCTACTGCGGGTCTCAGTCGCTCCGGCTCGAAGCGACGCCGGCCGACGAACGGGTGTGGATTTACCGGACGTTCGACGGCGGTATCGACCTCTCCGGGGCGGACCTCTCGCTGGCGGTCAACCTCGAAACGCCCGACACCGAGGGCATCACGGTTCGCCTCGCCGCGCCCGACTACGACAACACGCTGCTTCTCGGCCGGCACATCTGGCGGGCGGGCTGGCAGCGCCTCGACCTCGGGCCGCGGCGCGTCACCGGGTCGCCGGACCTGACGAACGTCACCGAGATAAGCATCCAACTGTACACCGGCGGCGGCACGGCGGCGCGGTTCTACGTCGACTCGCTCCGGGCCAAACCCCGGGCCGACGCGGGTAAGGTGATGATTACGTTCGACGACAACACCCGGAGCCAGTACGACACGGCGTACCCGATACTGGAGTCCCACGGCTTTCCCGGCGTCGTCGGCGTCATCCCGTGGACCGTGGGGTCGAGCCACCGCATCCCCCGGGACGGGATGGACGAGATGGTCGACGCCGGTTGGGACATGGTGAGCCACCCCCAGCGGTCGGACTCGTTCCGCGACCTCTCGCCGGTCGACCAGCGCGCGAGCATCAGGGAGTCGAAGGCGTGGCTCGTCGAAAACGGGTTCGAGCGCGGGGCCGACTTCATCATCTGGCCGTACGGCCGGTACGACGAGTCGGCGCTCGACGCCGCGAGCGACTACCACTACCTCGGTTTCGTGACGGTCGGCGGGCCGACCGGCGCGATATCCGACCCGCAAATCGTCGGCCGGACCGACGGCGACGACGTGAAGAAGGCGAAGCAGGCGCTCGATTTCGCCGCCCAGTACGACCAACTCGCGGTGCTCATGTACCACGACGTGACCGGGAAGGGGCGCTCCGTCAGCCCGGCGGCGTTCGCCGAGACGATGGACTACGTGGACGAACTCGGGCTGGACGTGATCACGGCGTCGAGCTACTGGGAGTCGGTCCGAGACGCCGTCTGA